One genomic window of Glycine max cultivar Williams 82 chromosome 16, Glycine_max_v4.0, whole genome shotgun sequence includes the following:
- the LOC100790673 gene encoding uncharacterized protein isoform X3 codes for MSNASKSFVASDKYERVGPDYFGYYSSEVVNLLSQDEDVFPVSTQTPELPESKYEEGRKKNLVNQSDNCSGPLYSNAVGACLSDFKKDRLKSLLRQSVIALSSEVDQVVDPVFAAYHLQANLKSKSQSLNDTATASDNVVQVPCKKLKMSSSSSSDRFLEQATNVNPQCSRKLGYMEEQLELLLDTIMFKCRSMTLAEKQRLQSLIQKLPARNLDRVVELIWRNRPIEEQNCDKIFVDLEKEDDATLWRLYYYIEAVEKAKSLSCSQEA; via the exons ATGTCAAATGCCTCAAAAAGTTTCGTTGCATCTGATAAATATGAAAGAGTAGGACCTGATTACTTTGGCTATTACTCTTCTGAAGTAGTAAATTTATTGTCACAAGATGAGGATGTTTTTCCTGTTTCTACCCAAACACCTGAGCTACCTGAAAGCAAATATGAAGagggaagaaagaagaatttaGTCAATCAGAGTGATAATTGTTCTGGTCCGTTGTATAGTAATGCTGTTGGAGCTTGCCTTTCAGACTTTAAAAAGGACAGATTAAAATCACTGCTCAGACAGAGTGTCATTGCTCTTTCGTCCGAAGTTGATCAG GTGGTAGACCCTGTTTTTGCAGCATATCATTTGCAAGCAAACCTAAAAAGTAAATCACAATCATTGAATGATACAGCGACTGCATCTGACAATGTAGTGCAAGTTCCTTGTAAAAAGCTAAAGATGtcctcatcttcatcttcagacAGGTTTCTTGAACAAGCTACTAATGTCAATCCCCAATGCAGTAGGAAG CTAGGGTATATGGAAGAACAACTTGAGTTGCTTCTTGATACTATAATGTTCAAGTGCAG GTCCATGACCCTTGCTGAGAAACAAAGGCTACAAAGTTTAATTCAGAAGCTACCAGCAAGAAATCTTGACCGTGTAGTGGAGTTAATTTGGCGAAATAGGCCAATAGAAGAACAAAATTGTGACAAAATATTTGTTGATTTGGAAAAAGAG GATGATGCTACACTCTGGAGACTCTATTATTATATTGAAGCTGTTGAGAAAGCCAAAAGTCTTTCTTGTAGTCAAGAGGcctag
- the LOC100790673 gene encoding uncharacterized protein isoform X2, which produces MSNASKSFVASDKYERVGPDYFGYYSSEVVNLLSQDEDVFPVSTQTPELPESKYEEGRKKNLVNQSDNCSGPLYSNAVGACLSDFKKDRLKSLLRQSVIALSSEVDQVVDPVFAAYHLQANLKSKSQSLNDTATASDNVVQVPCKKLKMSSSSSSDRFLEQATNVNPQCSRKTTDDIQFLLENDNVEVAEMVTEYANDLSGTLGYMEEQLELLLDTIMFKCRSMTLAEKQRLQSLIQKLPARNLDRVVELIWRNRPIEEQNCDKIFVDLEKEDDATLWRLYYYIEAVEKAKSLSCSQEA; this is translated from the exons ATGTCAAATGCCTCAAAAAGTTTCGTTGCATCTGATAAATATGAAAGAGTAGGACCTGATTACTTTGGCTATTACTCTTCTGAAGTAGTAAATTTATTGTCACAAGATGAGGATGTTTTTCCTGTTTCTACCCAAACACCTGAGCTACCTGAAAGCAAATATGAAGagggaagaaagaagaatttaGTCAATCAGAGTGATAATTGTTCTGGTCCGTTGTATAGTAATGCTGTTGGAGCTTGCCTTTCAGACTTTAAAAAGGACAGATTAAAATCACTGCTCAGACAGAGTGTCATTGCTCTTTCGTCCGAAGTTGATCAG GTGGTAGACCCTGTTTTTGCAGCATATCATTTGCAAGCAAACCTAAAAAGTAAATCACAATCATTGAATGATACAGCGACTGCATCTGACAATGTAGTGCAAGTTCCTTGTAAAAAGCTAAAGATGtcctcatcttcatcttcagacAGGTTTCTTGAACAAGCTACTAATGTCAATCCCCAATGCAGTAGGAAG ACTACTGATGATATTCAGTTCCTACTAGAGAATGATAATGTGGAGGTTGCAGAGATGGTGACCGAATATGCCAATGATCTATCTGGAACA CTAGGGTATATGGAAGAACAACTTGAGTTGCTTCTTGATACTATAATGTTCAAGTGCAG GTCCATGACCCTTGCTGAGAAACAAAGGCTACAAAGTTTAATTCAGAAGCTACCAGCAAGAAATCTTGACCGTGTAGTGGAGTTAATTTGGCGAAATAGGCCAATAGAAGAACAAAATTGTGACAAAATATTTGTTGATTTGGAAAAAGAG GATGATGCTACACTCTGGAGACTCTATTATTATATTGAAGCTGTTGAGAAAGCCAAAAGTCTTTCTTGTAGTCAAGAGGcctag
- the LOC100801611 gene encoding elongation factor 1-alpha, which translates to MGKEKVHINIVVIGHVDSGKSTTTGHLIYKLGGIDKRVIERFEKEAAEMNKRSFKYAWVLDKLKAERERGITIDIALWKFETTKYYCTVIDAPGHRDFIKNMITGTSQADCAVLIIDSTTGGFEAGISKDGQTREHALLAFTLGVKQMICCCNKMDATTPKYSKARYEEIVKEVSSYLKKVGYNPDKIPFVPISGFEGDNMIERSTNLDWYKGPTLLEALDQINEPKRPSDKPLRLPLQDVYKIGGIGTVPVGRVETGVLKPGMVVTFAPTGLTTEVKSVEMHHEALQEALPGDNVGFNVKNVAVKDLKRGFVASNSKDDPAKEAANFTSQVIIMNHPGQIGNGYAPVLDCHTSHIAVKFAELVTKIDRRSGKEIEKEPKFLKNGDAGYVKMIPTKPMVVETFSEYPPLGRFAVRDMRQTVAVGVIKSVEKKDPTGAKVTKAAQKKK; encoded by the exons ATGGGTAAAGAGAAGGTTCACATTAACATTGTGGTCATTGGCCATGTTGACTCTGGGAAGTCAACCACCACTGGCCACTTGATTTACAAGCTTGGAGGTATTGACAAGCGTGTTATTGAGAGGTTTGAGAAAGAAGCTGCTGAGATGAACAAGAGGTCATTCAAATACGCCTGGGTGCTTGACAAGCTTAAGGCTGAGCGTGAGAGAGGAATTACCATTGATATTGCATTATGGAAGTTTGAGACCACCAAATACTACTGCACTGTTATTGATGCTCCAGGACATCGTGATTTCATCAAGAACATGATTACTGGAACTTCCCAGGCTGATTGTGCTGTCCTTATCATTGATTCCACAACTGGTGGTTTTGAAGCTGGTATTTCCAAAGATGGACAGACTCGCGAGCATGCTCTACTTGCCTTCACCCTTGGTGTCAAGCAAATGATCTGTTGCTGTAACAAG ATGGATGCCACTACCCCAAAGTACTCTAAGGCCAGGTATGAAGAAATTGTGAAGGAAGTTTCTTCCTACTTGAAGAAGGTAGGTTACAACCCAGACAAGATTCCATTTGTTCCCATCTCAGGTTTTGAGGGTGACAACATGATTGAGAGGTCCACCAATCTTGATTGGTACAAGGGACCAACCCTTCTCGAGGCTCTTGACCAGATCAATGAGCCCAAGAGACCCTCAGACAAGCCTTTGAGGCTTCCCTTGCAGGATGTCTACAAGATTGGTGGTATTGGAACAGTGCCAGTGGGACGAGTTGAAACTGGTGTCTTGAAGCCCGGTATGGTGGTGACTTTTGCTCCCACTGGCCTGACAACTGAAGTTAAGTCTGTGGAGATGCACCATGAAGCTCTCCAGGAGGCCCTTCCAGGTGACAACGTAGGATTTAATGTGAAGAATGTTGCAGTCAAGGATCTCAAGCGTGGTTTTGTTGCCTCAAACTCTAAGGATGATCCTGCCAAGGAGGCTGCCAACTTCACATCCCAAGTCATTATAATGAACCATCCTGGCCAAATTGGAAATGGTTATGCTCCTGTGCTTGACTGCCACACTTCTCACATTGCCGTCAAGTTTGCCGAACTTGTGACCAAGATTGACAGGCGATCTGGTAAGGAGATTGAGAAGGAGCCCAAATTCTTGAAAAATGGAGATGCAGGTTATGTTAAGATGATTCCCACCAAGCCTATGGTGGTCGAAACTTTCTCCGAGTATCCTCCTCTTGGTCGTTTTGCCGTGAGGGACATGCGACAAACTGTGGCTGTTGGAGTCATCAAGAGTGTGGAGAAGAAGGACCCAACTGGAGCCAAGGTCACCAAGGCTGCACAGAAGAAGAAGTGA
- the LOC100790673 gene encoding uncharacterized protein isoform X1 — translation MSNASKSFVASDKYERVGPDYFGYYSSEVVNLLSQDEDVFPVSTQTPELPESKYEEGRKKNLVNQSDNCSGPLYSNAVGACLSDFKKDRLKSLLRQSVIALSSEVDQVVDPVFAAYHLQANLKSKSQSLNDTATASDNVVQVPCKKLKMSSSSSSDRFLEQATNVNPQCSRKDPKSHYFLGLPQSEYLSKEKTTDDIQFLLENDNVEVAEMVTEYANDLSGTLGYMEEQLELLLDTIMFKCRSMTLAEKQRLQSLIQKLPARNLDRVVELIWRNRPIEEQNCDKIFVDLEKEDDATLWRLYYYIEAVEKAKSLSCSQEA, via the exons ATGTCAAATGCCTCAAAAAGTTTCGTTGCATCTGATAAATATGAAAGAGTAGGACCTGATTACTTTGGCTATTACTCTTCTGAAGTAGTAAATTTATTGTCACAAGATGAGGATGTTTTTCCTGTTTCTACCCAAACACCTGAGCTACCTGAAAGCAAATATGAAGagggaagaaagaagaatttaGTCAATCAGAGTGATAATTGTTCTGGTCCGTTGTATAGTAATGCTGTTGGAGCTTGCCTTTCAGACTTTAAAAAGGACAGATTAAAATCACTGCTCAGACAGAGTGTCATTGCTCTTTCGTCCGAAGTTGATCAG GTGGTAGACCCTGTTTTTGCAGCATATCATTTGCAAGCAAACCTAAAAAGTAAATCACAATCATTGAATGATACAGCGACTGCATCTGACAATGTAGTGCAAGTTCCTTGTAAAAAGCTAAAGATGtcctcatcttcatcttcagacAGGTTTCTTGAACAAGCTACTAATGTCAATCCCCAATGCAGTAGGAAG GATCCCAAATCGCACTACTTCTTGGGTTTGCCCCAATCGGAATACCTAAGTAAGGAAAAG ACTACTGATGATATTCAGTTCCTACTAGAGAATGATAATGTGGAGGTTGCAGAGATGGTGACCGAATATGCCAATGATCTATCTGGAACA CTAGGGTATATGGAAGAACAACTTGAGTTGCTTCTTGATACTATAATGTTCAAGTGCAG GTCCATGACCCTTGCTGAGAAACAAAGGCTACAAAGTTTAATTCAGAAGCTACCAGCAAGAAATCTTGACCGTGTAGTGGAGTTAATTTGGCGAAATAGGCCAATAGAAGAACAAAATTGTGACAAAATATTTGTTGATTTGGAAAAAGAG GATGATGCTACACTCTGGAGACTCTATTATTATATTGAAGCTGTTGAGAAAGCCAAAAGTCTTTCTTGTAGTCAAGAGGcctag